One Cryptomeria japonica chromosome 9, Sugi_1.0, whole genome shotgun sequence genomic window carries:
- the LOC131037179 gene encoding thylakoid lumenal 15.0 kDa protein 2, chloroplastic, with protein sequence MEVGSDLEALQDISDWKIRVLTRTGPSPSPSENPLRDLWQPDDRTVIIVEDISSPNILNFGTGSIVASRLPRQFFIELQSRYGNQFFVSDEGYQTALLNTIDAIKQCLVKEDGCNTVPGLTDDLYFLTLATSMAGGAVFGFAARLTPQGRVDESWQWVVLLSPLWVLLFVLLGILPIVGRTSDLEPVLKNGFGFLGAAAAFYLTPLFGKSPIGKNQ encoded by the coding sequence ATGGAAGTTGGGAGTGATCTAGAGGCACTACAGGATATCTCGGACTGGAAGATAAGGGTTTTGACAAGGACTGGTCCATCACCATCTCCGTCGGAGAATCCTCTCAGAGACCTGTGGCAACCAGATGACAGAACTGTGATTATAGTAGAGGATATATCTTCCCCCAATATCTTGAATTTCGGTACTGGATCAATTGTAGCTTCCAGGCTTCCTCGTCAATTCTTCATTGAACTTCAATCCAGGTATGGGAATCAGTTTTTTGTCTCAGATGAGGGATACCAAACAGCCCTTTTGAACACGATAGATGCTATTAAGCAATGCCTTGTAAAGGAAGATGGATGCAATACAGTTCCCGGTTTAACAGATGATCTGTATTTTCTTACCCTTGCAACTTCGATGGCTGGGGGTGCAGTTTTTGGGTTTGCAGCCCGCTTGACCCCTCAGGGTAGAGTGGATGAGTCATGGCAATGGGTTGTTCTTCTCTCTCCTCTGTGGGTTTTGTTGTTTGTTTTGCTTGGAATACTTCCAATAGTGGGGAGGACTTCAGATTTGGAGCCTGTTTTGAAGAATGGCTTTGGGTTCTTAGGAGCTGCAGCTGCATTTTATCTGACACCCCTTTTTGGGAAATCCCCTATTGGAAAAAATCAGTAG